One Nostoc sp. CENA543 genomic window, ATAGTCATGGAAATATATTTAGAAAAGAGGAGATTAATTACTGGTTTTGATGAGTTAAAAAATAAAATTTTTAACTTACATTTACCAATATGCTTAGGATGCTAATTATCTGTGTTTTGTTCCAAGACTGTTTTGCATAAATTTTAGACAGACCAAGTCAATTACGTATAATTTACACATTTTTTCTCATGAAAAAATCACATCAATACAAACAAACAGTTCTGATTACAGGAGCTGCTAACGGGATTGGTTATGAATTGGCATATATTTTTGCCCAGAATAACTATAATCTTGTATTAGTAGATATCATGCCGCAACAGCTAGCGGATGTTACTGAGAAAATTAGACATCAATTTGACATTTGGGTAAAACCAATAGTTAAGGATTTATCTATCAAGACTGCACCGGAAGATATTTTTTCAGAGTTACAACACGAGTCTATTCAGATTGATGTTTTAGTAAATAATGCTGGATTTGGTATTCATGGTTTATTTAGTGAAACCAACTTGAATACTGAACTAGAAATGCTGCAAGTAAATTTAGTAACTCTGACTCATCTAACTAAGTTATTCCTTAAAGATATGATCAGAAAAGGTGATGGTAAGATATTAAATCTTGCTTCTGCTGCTGCTTTCCAGCCAGGCCCATTAATGGCGGTTTATTTTGCCACCAAAGCTTATATTTTATCTTTTTCCCAAGCACTAGCAAGTGAATTAGAAAATACAGGTGTAACTGTAACCGCCCTTTGTCCTGGCCCAACAGAATCAGCTTTTCATAAACGCACAGGACTTGCAGGTG contains:
- a CDS encoding SDR family oxidoreductase, translating into MKKSHQYKQTVLITGAANGIGYELAYIFAQNNYNLVLVDIMPQQLADVTEKIRHQFDIWVKPIVKDLSIKTAPEDIFSELQHESIQIDVLVNNAGFGIHGLFSETNLNTELEMLQVNLVTLTHLTKLFLKDMIRKGDGKILNLASAAAFQPGPLMAVYFATKAYILSFSQALASELENTGVTVTALCPGPTESAFHKRTGLAGARQIESNNMMDAETVAKIGYRALMKGKTVSIPGLKNKMLAEMVRFIPRNLVTKIVKNMQEVT